Part of the Sorghum bicolor cultivar BTx623 chromosome 1, Sorghum_bicolor_NCBIv3, whole genome shotgun sequence genome, CATTATGTTGTATTTTGACATCGGCacacattaaggccttgttgagttcatccaaaaaccaaACACTTTTCATGGAcggaaacaaaaactaattgcacagtttgtcagtaaattgcgagatgaatcttttgaacctagttagtccacaattgaacaataattgtcaaataaaaacaaaaatgctacaatacccaaaaccaaaaaaaaaattcagaactgaacaaggcctaaggccatGTTTGATTTGTCCACCTGAACTTTAGTTACTCTTAAATGATTTAGTCGCTTTTAGTCACTTCAAAGTGACAAGAGAAAACTAAGGGCCATTTAGTCTCATTTAGTCATAGTATTTAGGTAAAAAGTGACTAAATGGGACTAAATTTAGGAGCTGCTAGTGAACCAAATACCCTGTAAGTCATGAGGCATGCGACCCACCGAGACGTATTACTCCATCTGAAAATTAATACAATTTTAGCATAGCATCGAATGAAATTATTTTGAGTttgatgatatatatatatatattaatatttagGACACTAGATAGTGCTCCCTTCATTCTAAATTAGAAGACGTCTTGGCATTTCTAGATGCATAGATTTTTCTATGCATCTAGCTAGATATACACTTATGTCTAGATGTATAGTATAaccaatgtatctagaaaatccAAAACGTTTTATAGTTAATTTAGAATAGATGAAGTAAGTGTCTTCATATTTATCATGAGATATATTTCATGTCGTACCTATTTGTGTGATAAAAATTGATATTCTTTTCTATATATGCTTAATTTGGTCTAACTTTAAAAGATTTAACTAGGGATAGACTGAGTTAGAATCGCTTGAGCCAATTGTTTCTAAAAATAATTTCTACTAATATAATGGTTGGACTAAGCAGCCCAAAGGCGCTTGCTTATATGTATATCAGCCATTGCTGAAAGTAATTAACTTCCATGAAAGATTCAAAGTTATGGATTTCATACTGCCGCCAACAATAAGTATTATTGTTGAGGGATGTTAAGGAATGCTCGTGCACACGTGCACGTGTTTTTTTTGTGCAACATATAACTTATGAAGGGCACATAAGAGGAGTCTTGCCGAGTAGAGGAAGAATGAGTTTGCATTGGGCTCCATCTACATGGTGTACCCTTGAGATGGGACCAATCAACAAATTTTCTATAATAGAATTCTTTAGATATCTTCTATTTGCATATAAAAATCACCTAATTTATTAGAGTTCGGACAAAAAGATATACTCTCTCTGTTCCACAAAATTATTGTTCTAGCCTCAAACCTTGCCCCCCAAAAGGGTGTCGCTGGCCTACAATGTGGGTCCCATAGCTAGGCCCCCACCTCAATCCTCACAATGGTTTGTCCTCATCCACCGCCCTTACCCACTTCAAGACCATCTCCATCCACTTCGCTCCTCCCCTTCTAGATCTCTTCGCAGCTCCCTCCTTATCATCCTACGGTAGGTAGGAGAACCAGCCCTTGCCCCATGGTTTGCGAGACATGGGCGGCATGGGGCAGTAGTGAGTAGGTGGTGCTCGCTTGCGACCTCCACTTCCCTCTTCTTCTCCACCACCCCACCATACTTGTTATCTGCCAACAGTCTTGCCTCTTCTTCTCTGCCCCATCGAGGTTAGGTGCCTCGAGAAGAGGCGGTGCTAGTGGCGTGACCTCTCAAAGGAGGAGGAAAAAACCTTTGAAAACAAATATTACAATAAAGGACTTTTGGTTATGTTCTTCCTAGGATCACTTATGCCAATGGCTAAAAAACTAGGAAATATACATCTAAGGGCTTTATTtggaagatatgatttttaaaAATTATAGTATCtggttttataacaaaaaaataCACAATCGGGGTTTAGAAAAAAGAAGGTCATGTGTGGAACTTCTAGAAATCCATAAAAACTATAATGTTGATAAAATCGTGGTTCTACAAACTACATACTCTCTCTATCCCACAAAGAATGTCATCCTCACTTAACAAGAAGTCGAACGTTTTTTACTTTgacaaattatatataaaattatattaataTCTGTAATCGttattaatatcattagataaaTCACATAAtatattttcaaaataaatttatttagtgaTATAAATGTTActattatttttctaaaaagctattcaaatttgagaaagtttgacCAACATGCATCTTATAATGTCATTCTTTTTTAGACCGATGGAGTAGTATATTATATCCAAACACTAAAACACCCAaagtattttacaaaatcataaTATATCGTATGTGTTTTAAAAACTAAAAATTTGAACTGATCATAGATTGGTTATTTAGGTTCCTTATGATAGAACTTGCCCACCTGGGTTCAACTCCTCGACTTGGCATGGGTGTTCATATTTGACTAGATTTATTCTAGAATTTAATGATGGCTATGCTTTTAGTGGTAGACGACGTTCCGTCGACAATGGAGCGTCTGTTATGATTTCATAAATCTTGTGATATGTCGGCTCAGTCCTTTAGAGACTCATAAAGGTAGAATTTACATAAGGGCGTTTGTAGGGTTCGATAAATGTTGTCAATTGGCATTCCTCAAAATAGTTATGGCCCAACCTAATTGAAAAAGACCTTCACCAGACGTATGGGCCGATTCTCATGGGCCGGAGGCCCAGTACCGTATCTTTTTCCTAAAACCCTAAACCGCCCAAATCCGCCGCCGTCCGCAGTCCGCAATCCACTCCCTCCTCCGACGAAACCCTAGGTCATGGCTTGGCGCGGCGCCGCTTCCCGCTCCCTCTTCGCCGCCGTCCGTGCCCGCGCCGcatcctcgtcctcctctgccGCCTCGCGCCTCCGCTCGGCGGCTCCACTCCCCGCCTCCCCGCGCCGCTCCGTCCCCGCCTTCTCCTTCGCGACCGCGAGGTAAATCGAAATGGTGCCCGACTCCTAGGTCGTGGGGGGATGCGGTCTTATGGGGAGTGACTGGTTAGTTATGATCCTTGTAGGCCGCTGGCGGCGATGGCGGGGTCCCCGGCGGCGGTCGTGGTGAGGCTCACCGGGCACTCGGCGACGAGCGTGCGGGCGTGCTGTGAGCTCTCCCAGGGTACCCTCCTCTGCCGCACTTGTCAGGATCGCTAGCAAGTTAGTGATCGTGCATCATGATATGTCGATTTCATCATCTTATGATATACCGTGTATCCGTGTGTACATAATTGCTCATTTCGTCCAAGATTTGTAATCCTTATATTTGTTCAGTTCGTGTTATGCAATGGTTATTTGCATGTGCCTTGGGAGGATTGCTCCTGTGTCATGGGCAACAGCCTAAGGATTTTGCAGAGTTGAACCAGGAATGGATTGTTGCTTGAGGTATTAAatcatgtactccctccattccaaattggaaTAGAGGGAATACTAGTTTGGGAATGTGTCTAGTTACAATGTATTTTCTAGCATGGTTATGTCATGGTTCTGATTCAGACTGATTGTTGAAATGTTGCCCATGTCTCCATGATAATAATTAGAACTAGACCTTTGAGTGAGTATCTTTCCTGGTGGGTTTTGGGTGGAAATGGGTTGGTGTGGCACCTGTGTGCCAAAAAATGTGCATTATTACCTACCAGCACTAGGAACCAGTTGATTGACAAATTG contains:
- the LOC8062491 gene encoding uncharacterized protein LOC8062491 isoform X1, encoding MAWRGAASRSLFAAVRARAASSSSSAASRLRSAAPLPASPRRSVPAFSFATARPLAAMAGSPAAVVVRLTGHSATSVRACCELSQGTLLCRTCQDR
- the LOC8062491 gene encoding uncharacterized protein LOC8062491 isoform X3, with the translated sequence MAWRGAASRSLFAAVRARAASSSSSAASRLRSAAPLPASPRRSVPAFSFATARPLAAMAGSPAAVVVRLTGHSATSVRACCELSQGNGDDA
- the LOC8062491 gene encoding uncharacterized protein LOC8062491 isoform X4, with protein sequence MAWRGAASRSLFAAVRARAASSSSSAASRLRSAAPLPASPRRSVPAFSFATARPLAAMAGSPAAVVVRLTGHSATSVRACCELSQGT
- the LOC8062491 gene encoding uncharacterized protein LOC8062491 isoform X2 → MAWRGAASRSLFAAVRARAASSSSSAASRLRSAAPLPASPRRSVPAFSFATARPLAAMAGSPAAVVVRLTGHSATSVRACCELSQGQNGKDG